A genomic segment from Flavobacterium inviolabile encodes:
- a CDS encoding GbsR/MarR family transcriptional regulator: protein MEFNEAKNKFVQTWGALGSQWGINKTMAQIHALLMVASEPLSMEDIMEELMISRGNASMNLRGLIDWGIVYKEYKAGERKEFFTAEKDLDELAVKISQERSKRELKPALKILKEVSSIEDIQSSEARHFVEQTTKLHDFVLKADNVLDKITEYKDNWLTKLVLKIMK from the coding sequence ATGGAATTCAACGAAGCAAAAAATAAATTTGTACAAACATGGGGCGCCTTAGGCTCTCAGTGGGGCATTAACAAAACAATGGCCCAGATTCATGCTTTGCTGATGGTTGCTTCCGAACCGCTTTCTATGGAAGACATTATGGAAGAATTAATGATTTCCAGAGGTAATGCCAGTATGAACCTCAGAGGACTGATTGATTGGGGAATTGTATACAAAGAATACAAAGCCGGCGAGCGTAAAGAGTTTTTCACTGCCGAAAAAGATCTGGACGAACTGGCGGTAAAAATTTCCCAGGAAAGAAGCAAAAGGGAACTGAAGCCTGCTTTAAAAATTTTAAAAGAGGTTTCCTCTATAGAAGATATCCAATCTTCCGAAGCCAGACACTTTGTAGAACAGACAACCAAGCTGCATGACTTTGTTTTAAAAGCCGATAATGTACTGGACAAAATCACCGAATACAAAGACAACTGGTTAACCAAACTGGTTCTCAAAATCATGAAGTAA
- a CDS encoding M3 family metallopeptidase: MSILTEKFNTKHNTAPFSKIKTADYAAAFTESIALAREEINSITNNPEPETFENTIAALDYAGETLDRLSSVFFNLNSAETSDEMQKIAQEVSPLLTAFSNDITLNVALFDRVKAVYAQIDSLNLTTEQHTLLTKKYKGFSRNGALLAEDKKTRLREIDAELAKLSLTFGENVLAETNNYELHITSESDLKGLPEGTIEAAHALAKSHDKEGWIFTLDHPSYLPFVTYADNRELRRQIAIAFGSKGFQNNPYDNQEIVIRIANLRHERANLLGYETHAHFVLEERMAQNPAKVKTFLTDLLTKAKPAAEKEFAQLTNFAKQLDAIDHLEKWDGAYYAEKLKQELFNLDDEKLKPYFQLENVLNGAFEVAGKLFGITFKEVSDIDKYHEEVQTFEVTDFEGNLVAVFYADFFPRKGKRNGAWMTSFKPQYIQNGKNERPHVSIVCNFTKPTGTKPSLLTFNEVTTLFHEFGHALHGMLANTTYPSLSGTSVFWDFVELPSQVMENWCYEPEALALFARHYQTGAIIPMEYVEKIKESASFLEGMATLRQLSFGLLDMGWHGQDPSAVTNIKAFENEQFASTKLYPDVAENVMSTAFSHIFQGGYSSGYYSYKWAEVLDADAFAYFQEQGIFNREVAQKFKDNILSQGGTDHPMTLYKNFRGQEPKPEALLKRAGLL; this comes from the coding sequence ATGAGCATTTTAACAGAAAAATTCAATACAAAACACAATACTGCGCCTTTCTCAAAAATAAAAACAGCCGATTATGCCGCTGCTTTTACCGAAAGTATTGCACTTGCCCGTGAAGAGATAAACAGCATTACCAATAACCCGGAACCGGAAACGTTTGAAAATACTATTGCAGCTCTGGATTATGCCGGTGAAACACTGGACCGCTTATCATCTGTTTTCTTTAACCTGAACTCGGCAGAAACAAGTGACGAAATGCAGAAAATTGCACAGGAAGTATCGCCGCTTTTAACAGCTTTCAGCAATGACATTACGTTAAATGTCGCTTTATTCGATAGAGTAAAAGCCGTTTATGCACAAATTGACAGCCTGAATCTTACCACAGAACAACATACGCTTTTAACTAAAAAATATAAAGGATTTTCCAGAAACGGTGCTTTATTGGCAGAAGACAAAAAAACACGTTTACGGGAAATCGATGCCGAATTAGCCAAACTATCGCTTACATTCGGTGAAAACGTACTGGCAGAAACCAACAACTACGAACTGCACATTACCAGCGAAAGTGATTTAAAAGGTTTACCGGAAGGAACGATAGAAGCGGCACATGCCCTTGCAAAAAGTCACGACAAAGAAGGCTGGATCTTTACATTAGACCATCCGAGTTACCTGCCGTTTGTAACCTATGCAGACAACCGGGAACTGCGCAGACAAATTGCAATCGCTTTTGGAAGCAAAGGTTTCCAGAACAATCCGTATGACAATCAGGAAATCGTGATCCGTATTGCCAATCTAAGACACGAAAGAGCCAATTTACTGGGTTATGAAACACATGCCCATTTTGTTCTGGAAGAAAGAATGGCTCAAAATCCGGCAAAAGTAAAAACGTTCCTGACCGACTTACTGACAAAAGCAAAACCGGCTGCCGAAAAAGAATTTGCGCAGTTAACCAATTTTGCCAAACAACTGGATGCCATTGACCACCTGGAAAAATGGGACGGCGCTTATTATGCTGAAAAATTAAAACAGGAGCTTTTCAATCTGGATGACGAAAAATTAAAACCGTATTTCCAATTGGAAAACGTCCTGAACGGTGCTTTTGAAGTGGCCGGAAAATTATTTGGCATCACTTTTAAAGAAGTATCCGATATTGACAAATACCATGAAGAAGTACAGACATTCGAGGTAACCGATTTTGAAGGAAATTTAGTAGCGGTATTTTATGCCGATTTCTTCCCGAGAAAAGGAAAACGCAACGGAGCATGGATGACTTCCTTTAAACCGCAATACATACAAAACGGAAAAAATGAACGGCCGCATGTGTCCATCGTTTGTAATTTTACAAAACCAACCGGAACCAAGCCATCATTGCTGACGTTTAACGAAGTGACAACTTTATTCCATGAATTCGGGCATGCCCTACACGGAATGTTAGCCAACACTACCTACCCGAGTCTTTCCGGAACCAGTGTTTTCTGGGATTTCGTGGAATTACCAAGTCAGGTAATGGAAAACTGGTGCTACGAACCGGAAGCTTTGGCTTTATTTGCCAGACATTACCAGACCGGCGCTATTATCCCGATGGAATATGTTGAAAAAATAAAGGAAAGCGCCAGCTTTCTGGAAGGAATGGCAACCCTGCGTCAGCTAAGCTTCGGTTTATTAGACATGGGATGGCACGGTCAGGACCCATCGGCTGTTACGAACATCAAAGCTTTTGAAAACGAACAGTTTGCTTCCACAAAATTATATCCGGACGTAGCCGAAAATGTCATGAGTACTGCCTTTTCGCACATCTTCCAGGGCGGATATTCTTCCGGGTATTACAGCTACAAATGGGCTGAAGTACTGGATGCCGATGCATTTGCTTATTTCCAGGAACAGGGAATTTTCAACCGTGAAGTTGCCCAAAAATTCAAAGACAATATCCTGTCGCAAGGCGGAACGGACCATCCGATGACATTGTATAAAAATTTCAGAGGACAGGAACCAAAACCGGAAGCCCTGTTAAAAAGAGCCGGATTACTATAA
- a CDS encoding jacalin-like lectin, which yields MEVELVSVSEGMVIKAFGGDGGSEFAADYIQSIGIYAGKEVDSITINGKKHGGGGGGDAGTLILSSDEYISEITIRSGARIDKLMLTTNKGRTIGGGGGGGGETVLKGIRVVAIGGKSGSRVDKLRITYVEDYKPSTLIEKRGRFIIGFTPQGTVLKEYTESTSNTSDSYENITSTMLSQQYNASVEAEYYAKVSFATEIKYETTQLTTVKRELSTQLVNQQSKEITIAQGMVGVLLLNGSVMQGSDGVYWMFPNSVLSYAVIAVTDYQNVLDHYDLTGELSTQMPELLKYKTEKNDYVFYQKAPLR from the coding sequence ATGGAAGTAGAATTAGTATCAGTATCGGAAGGAATGGTTATCAAAGCCTTTGGCGGCGATGGCGGTTCGGAATTTGCGGCAGATTATATTCAGTCAATTGGAATATATGCCGGGAAAGAGGTAGATTCAATTACAATAAACGGAAAAAAACACGGCGGTGGCGGTGGCGGAGATGCCGGAACATTAATTTTAAGTTCTGATGAATATATCTCAGAAATAACCATCCGTTCCGGAGCGCGTATCGATAAATTAATGCTGACAACAAACAAAGGAAGAACCATCGGCGGCGGCGGCGGCGGAGGCGGAGAAACCGTTCTTAAAGGAATACGTGTAGTCGCCATTGGCGGTAAATCCGGTTCCAGAGTTGATAAATTGAGAATAACGTATGTTGAAGATTATAAGCCTTCAACACTGATTGAAAAGAGAGGCCGTTTTATTATCGGTTTTACACCACAGGGAACCGTTCTTAAAGAATATACGGAATCGACATCAAATACTTCCGACAGTTATGAGAACATTACCAGTACCATGCTTAGCCAGCAGTATAATGCCAGTGTTGAAGCCGAGTACTACGCTAAAGTGTCCTTTGCTACCGAAATCAAGTATGAAACAACGCAGTTAACCACTGTTAAAAGAGAACTTTCCACACAGCTTGTTAACCAGCAGTCGAAAGAAATTACAATTGCTCAGGGAATGGTAGGCGTTCTTTTACTGAACGGAAGCGTTATGCAGGGTTCAGACGGCGTGTACTGGATGTTTCCAAACAGCGTGCTGAGTTATGCCGTTATCGCTGTTACAGATTATCAGAATGTATTGGATCATTATGATTTAACAGGAGAGCTGTCTACGCAGATGCCGGAACTGTTGAAATATAAGACCGAAAAGAATGATTACGTTTTTTACCAAAAAGCACCCTTGCGTTAA
- a CDS encoding group III truncated hemoglobin → MNDINNREDLLLLMRKFYNKLLTDDSISYIFTEVAKIDLEAHLPHLADFWEQTLLHTGSYKKNVLQLHLDLDAKESLTTEHFNTWLQYFDQTVTENFTGENAELIKTRALSIATIMQIKISQKNNN, encoded by the coding sequence ATGAATGATATTAATAACAGAGAAGATCTACTGCTGTTAATGCGGAAGTTTTACAACAAACTCTTAACAGACGACAGCATCAGCTATATATTCACGGAAGTTGCCAAAATAGACCTGGAAGCACACCTGCCTCATTTGGCCGATTTTTGGGAACAAACCCTTTTACATACCGGAAGCTATAAAAAAAATGTATTACAGCTCCATCTGGATCTCGATGCGAAAGAATCGCTCACCACTGAACATTTTAACACCTGGCTGCAGTATTTCGATCAAACCGTCACCGAAAACTTTACAGGAGAAAACGCAGAACTTATAAAAACCCGCGCCCTTTCCATTGCCACGATAATGCAGATAAAGATTTCTCAAAAAAATAACAATTAA
- a CDS encoding YqjF family protein, whose translation MNFLTAQWKNLIMANYTINPDVLQQYLPAGTELDSWNNKHYISLIGFQFRNTRVLGIRVPYHVHFDEINLRFYVKRFENGQWKRGVVFIKEIVPKKAITLIANSLYKEHYSTAPIKHTNKLDAEIRTVSYEWQNKSKWNTIAVNAYDFRSEIDPDTEIDFITEHYFGYTRYTEEVTFEYEVTHPRWHYYPVKNYRINVDFESNYGTAFKALTNQQPESVFFVEGSDITVKNKKKLNHELQHSRLPVLSGDHDLHHRQDW comes from the coding sequence ATGAACTTCTTAACTGCACAATGGAAAAACCTGATTATGGCTAATTACACCATCAATCCGGATGTATTACAACAGTATCTGCCCGCCGGAACCGAACTGGATTCCTGGAACAACAAACACTATATCAGCCTAATCGGCTTTCAGTTCAGAAATACCAGGGTTTTAGGGATCCGGGTTCCGTATCATGTCCATTTTGACGAGATCAACCTGCGTTTCTATGTAAAGCGTTTTGAAAACGGGCAATGGAAACGGGGTGTGGTTTTTATCAAGGAAATTGTTCCTAAAAAAGCCATAACACTAATCGCCAATTCGCTTTATAAAGAACATTACAGTACTGCTCCGATTAAACACACCAACAAACTTGACGCCGAAATCCGCACGGTTTCCTACGAATGGCAAAACAAATCCAAATGGAATACTATAGCGGTAAACGCTTATGATTTTCGCAGTGAAATTGATCCGGATACTGAAATCGATTTTATTACCGAACATTATTTTGGCTATACCCGATACACCGAAGAAGTAACATTCGAATATGAGGTGACGCATCCCAGATGGCATTATTATCCGGTAAAAAACTACCGCATTAATGTTGATTTCGAGAGCAATTACGGTACTGCTTTCAAAGCACTAACAAACCAGCAACCGGAATCCGTATTCTTTGTTGAAGGTTCTGATATAACTGTAAAAAACAAAAAAAAGCTGAACCATGAACTACAACATTCCCGCCTACCTGTTCTTTCTGGCGATCATGATCTTCATCATCGTCAGGATTGGTAA
- a CDS encoding methyltransferase: MYEKTFPNKRFKHTLEFLQKHISTSESILDLGVENPFSKIMKENGYSVSNTTGEDLDIDQSSLHQNEYTVTTAFEIFEHLLNPYTILENIQSDKLVLSIPLRLWFSPAYRSKTDMWDRHYHEFEDWQLDWLLEKTGWKVLDRQKFTNPVKQIGIRPILRRFTPRYYIVYAEKVK, from the coding sequence ATGTACGAAAAAACATTTCCGAACAAAAGATTTAAACACACTTTAGAATTCCTTCAAAAACATATTTCTACTTCCGAGTCGATATTAGACCTGGGAGTAGAAAATCCGTTTTCAAAGATCATGAAAGAAAATGGTTATAGCGTATCCAATACCACAGGGGAAGACCTGGACATCGATCAGTCTTCTTTACATCAAAATGAATACACCGTTACCACGGCTTTTGAAATTTTCGAGCACTTACTGAATCCGTATACAATACTGGAAAACATCCAATCCGATAAACTGGTACTTTCCATTCCGTTACGCCTTTGGTTTTCACCTGCTTATCGCAGCAAAACAGATATGTGGGACAGACATTACCATGAATTTGAAGACTGGCAGCTGGACTGGCTTTTAGAAAAAACAGGCTGGAAAGTACTGGACCGTCAAAAATTCACCAATCCGGTAAAACAAATCGGAATCCGCCCTATACTACGCCGTTTCACGCCGAGATATTACATTGTTTACGCTGAAAAAGTAAAATAA
- the gcvP gene encoding aminomethyl-transferring glycine dehydrogenase, protein MRTDAFALRHLGPRESDLQHMFKTIGVKDMDQLLYETFPDGIRLKNDLQLDPALTEYEYLTHIQQLGAKNKVFKSYIGLGYHPAIVPPVIQRNIFENPGWYTAYTPYQAEIAQGRLEALLNFQTTVIELTGMEIANASLLDEGTAAAEAMALLFDVRTRDQKKNNANKFFVSEEILPQTLSVLETRSTPIGIELVVGNHETFDFAEDFFGAILQYPGKYGQVYDYAGFINTAKSKEIKVAVAADILSLVKLTSPGELGADVVVGTSQRFGIPMGYGGPHAAFFATKEEYKRSMPGRIIGVSQDVNGNRALRMALQTREQHIKREKATSNICTAQVLLAVMAGMYAVYHGPKGLQYIAEKVHAAAATTANALTKLGISQVNSAFFDTIAVKADAAKVKAIAEKNDVNFFYADADTISISFNETTSLNDINLVIAIFAEAAGKETITVTTLDNAVHFPEKLIRTSSFLQHDVFNSHHSETALMRYIKKLERKDLALNHSMISLGSCTMKLNAAAEMLPLSMANWNSIHPFAPAYQAEGYLTMLKKLEQQLNVVTGFAGTSLQPNSGAQGEYAGLMAIRAYHISRGEGHRNVCLIPASAHGTNPASAAMAGMDIIVTKTTPEGNIDVEDLRAKAIQHKDNLSCLMVTYPSTHGVYESSIIEITKLIHENGGQVYMDGANMNAQVGLTNPATIGADVCHLNLHKTFAIPHGGGGPGVGPICVAEHLVPFLPTNPVVATGGNQAITAISAAPFGSALVCLISYGYITMLGAEGLKQATQFAILNANYMKARLEEHYPILYTGECGRAAHEMIVDCRSFKQNGIEVTDIAKRLMDYGFHAPTVSFPVAGTLMIEPTESEDLGELDRFCEAMISIRKEIEAATADDANNVLKNAPHTLAMLTTDRWEFPYSREKAAYPLEYIAENKFWPSVRRVDDAYGDRNLVCSCAPIEAYMEH, encoded by the coding sequence ATGAGAACAGATGCATTTGCTTTAAGACATTTAGGTCCAAGAGAGAGCGACCTTCAACACATGTTCAAGACCATTGGTGTTAAGGACATGGACCAACTACTTTATGAAACTTTCCCCGACGGAATCCGTTTAAAAAATGATTTACAATTAGACCCGGCATTAACCGAATACGAATACCTGACACACATCCAGCAATTGGGTGCTAAAAACAAAGTATTCAAATCGTATATCGGTTTAGGCTATCATCCGGCTATCGTTCCTCCGGTTATCCAGAGAAACATTTTCGAAAACCCGGGATGGTACACTGCTTATACGCCGTATCAGGCAGAAATTGCCCAGGGTCGTTTAGAAGCTTTATTGAATTTCCAGACTACTGTAATTGAATTGACAGGAATGGAAATTGCAAATGCCTCTCTTCTTGATGAAGGAACAGCGGCAGCAGAAGCAATGGCTTTGTTGTTTGATGTAAGAACAAGAGATCAAAAGAAAAATAATGCCAACAAATTCTTCGTTTCAGAAGAAATTTTACCGCAAACCTTATCGGTTTTAGAAACACGTTCAACGCCAATCGGTATTGAATTAGTTGTTGGTAATCACGAAACATTTGATTTCGCTGAAGATTTCTTCGGAGCGATATTACAATATCCGGGTAAATACGGACAGGTTTATGATTATGCCGGTTTTATTAACACGGCTAAATCCAAAGAAATTAAAGTAGCGGTTGCTGCTGATATTTTAAGTTTGGTAAAACTGACTTCTCCGGGAGAATTAGGTGCTGATGTGGTAGTGGGTACTTCACAACGTTTTGGTATCCCGATGGGTTACGGAGGACCTCACGCAGCTTTCTTCGCAACTAAAGAAGAATACAAGCGTAGTATGCCGGGACGTATTATCGGTGTTTCGCAGGACGTTAACGGAAACCGTGCGCTTCGTATGGCTTTACAGACACGTGAGCAACACATTAAACGTGAAAAAGCGACTTCAAATATTTGTACCGCTCAGGTATTATTAGCTGTAATGGCCGGAATGTACGCCGTATATCACGGACCAAAAGGATTACAATATATTGCCGAAAAAGTTCATGCAGCAGCAGCTACAACTGCCAATGCATTAACAAAATTAGGCATCAGCCAGGTAAACTCTGCTTTCTTTGACACTATCGCTGTTAAAGCCGATGCTGCCAAAGTGAAAGCAATCGCTGAGAAAAACGATGTTAACTTCTTCTATGCCGATGCTGATACTATTTCGATCTCTTTTAACGAAACCACTTCTTTAAACGACATCAATCTGGTAATCGCTATTTTTGCTGAAGCAGCCGGAAAAGAAACCATCACGGTAACAACATTAGACAACGCTGTGCATTTCCCTGAGAAATTAATCAGAACGTCTTCTTTCTTACAACATGACGTATTTAACAGCCATCATTCTGAAACGGCTTTAATGCGTTATATCAAAAAATTAGAGCGTAAAGACTTAGCGTTAAATCATTCCATGATTTCTTTAGGTTCCTGTACGATGAAATTAAATGCTGCTGCAGAAATGTTACCCTTAAGTATGGCTAACTGGAACAGCATCCACCCTTTTGCTCCGGCATATCAGGCGGAAGGCTATTTAACCATGCTTAAAAAACTGGAACAACAATTAAACGTGGTAACCGGTTTTGCCGGAACATCATTACAACCTAACTCTGGTGCGCAGGGAGAATATGCCGGTTTAATGGCAATCCGTGCTTACCATATTTCAAGAGGTGAAGGACACCGTAATGTTTGTTTAATCCCGGCTTCTGCACACGGTACCAATCCGGCTTCTGCTGCTATGGCAGGAATGGACATTATTGTAACCAAAACCACTCCGGAAGGAAATATCGATGTAGAAGATTTAAGAGCAAAAGCCATTCAGCATAAAGACAATTTATCCTGTTTAATGGTAACGTATCCATCTACACACGGTGTTTACGAAAGTTCTATCATTGAAATTACAAAACTGATCCACGAAAACGGAGGTCAGGTATATATGGATGGTGCAAATATGAATGCACAGGTTGGATTAACCAATCCGGCTACTATTGGTGCAGACGTTTGCCACCTTAACTTACACAAAACATTCGCGATTCCTCACGGAGGCGGTGGACCAGGTGTTGGCCCAATTTGTGTTGCCGAACATTTAGTTCCGTTCTTACCTACAAACCCAGTAGTTGCTACAGGCGGCAACCAGGCTATCACTGCTATTTCAGCAGCTCCTTTCGGTTCTGCTTTGGTTTGTCTGATCTCTTACGGTTATATCACGATGTTAGGTGCAGAAGGGCTGAAACAGGCTACTCAGTTTGCTATCCTGAACGCTAACTATATGAAAGCACGTCTGGAAGAGCATTACCCTATTTTATACACCGGAGAATGTGGTCGTGCCGCTCACGAAATGATCGTGGACTGCCGTTCTTTCAAACAAAACGGAATTGAAGTTACCGATATTGCAAAACGTTTAATGGATTATGGTTTCCATGCGCCAACGGTTTCTTTCCCGGTAGCCGGTACTTTGATGATCGAACCGACAGAAAGTGAAGATTTAGGAGAATTGGATCGTTTCTGTGAAGCGATGATTTCCATCAGAAAAGAAATCGAAGCAGCCACTGCAGACGATGCAAACAATGTATTGAAAAATGCACCGCACACGCTGGCAATGCTAACAACTGATCGTTGGGAATTCCCATATTCAAGAGAGAAAGCAGCTTATCCGTTAGAATATATTGCTGAAAATAAATTCTGGCCATCTGTTCGTCGTGTAGACGATGCTTACGGAGACAGAAATCTAGTTTGTTCCTGCGCGCCAATTGAGGCTTACATGGAACACTAA
- a CDS encoding UbiA prenyltransferase family protein — protein MQLLKKLLDFYINGSIHVAFAVFALVQMTFHFFHIPYDNPMAMFAFLGTIVGYNFVKYDALARSKKLTMSRQLKAIVLLSVLAFAGTIYYFFLLKRQTQLLAFGFLLLTLLYTLPFFPKLGNARNWAGVKIYIVAFCWAGITLFLPIFNADLPLSQDVFLKFFQRFLLVIILIMIFEIIDLKNDDLSLKTVPQRLGVYKTKMLNLFLLIPFYCLEFFKSDFQIIQLWINLILIAVIALFTVFSSPKRSDYYTSFWVESIPVFWWILVLAFA, from the coding sequence ATGCAACTACTCAAGAAATTACTTGATTTTTATATAAACGGAAGTATTCATGTTGCCTTTGCTGTTTTTGCACTGGTACAAATGACCTTTCATTTTTTTCATATTCCGTATGATAATCCAATGGCAATGTTCGCTTTTCTGGGAACCATTGTGGGCTATAATTTTGTGAAATACGATGCGTTGGCGCGTTCTAAAAAGCTGACAATGAGCAGGCAGCTCAAGGCAATAGTACTGCTTAGCGTTCTGGCTTTTGCCGGCACAATTTATTATTTCTTTTTGCTGAAAAGGCAAACGCAGCTACTGGCTTTCGGGTTCCTGCTGCTAACATTGCTGTACACACTGCCTTTCTTTCCGAAACTCGGAAATGCAAGAAACTGGGCCGGGGTTAAGATCTATATTGTTGCCTTTTGCTGGGCCGGAATTACACTGTTTCTGCCCATTTTTAATGCCGATCTGCCGCTTTCCCAAGATGTGTTTCTAAAATTCTTCCAGCGGTTTTTACTGGTCATTATCCTGATTATGATTTTTGAGATAATCGACTTAAAAAATGACGACCTTTCTTTAAAAACGGTTCCGCAGCGCCTGGGTGTTTATAAAACAAAAATGCTGAATCTGTTTTTACTCATTCCGTTTTACTGTCTCGAGTTTTTTAAAAGCGATTTTCAGATTATCCAGCTTTGGATTAACCTGATACTGATAGCGGTAATTGCCCTTTTTACCGTTTTTTCAAGTCCGAAGCGCTCGGACTATTATACTTCTTTTTGGGTAGAGAGCATCCCTGTTTTCTGGTGGATTCTCGTTTTGGCTTTTGCTTAA
- a CDS encoding 3-oxoacyl-ACP synthase III family protein produces MNSKIIGSGSYIPDITVTNLDFAKHQFLNDDGSPFPYPNDVVAQKFLEITGIEERRYVESNLLTSDIAYFAAQKAIEDAGIDPETLDYIIFAHNFGNVKQGAIQTDILPSLSSRVKHSLKIKNPKCVAYDILFGCPGWIEGVIQANAYIKAGMAKRCLVIGAETLSRVVDIHDRDSMIYSDGAGATVIEATEEEVGVLGHETASFTYDEAYFLYFGNSFNKTHDPDVRYIKMYGRKIYEFALSQVPKAMKECLDKSGIPISEVKKVLIHQANEKMDEAIIQRFFRLYKEPTPKDIMPMSIHKLGNSSVATVPTLYDLLVKGKIENQELHKGDVIIFASVGAGMNINAFVYRL; encoded by the coding sequence ATGAATAGTAAAATAATAGGTTCCGGAAGTTATATCCCAGATATCACGGTAACCAATCTGGATTTCGCAAAGCATCAGTTTCTAAACGATGACGGCTCCCCTTTTCCATATCCAAATGACGTAGTTGCTCAAAAATTCCTGGAAATAACCGGTATAGAAGAACGCCGGTATGTTGAAAGCAATCTCTTAACTTCGGACATTGCCTATTTTGCTGCACAAAAAGCAATTGAAGATGCCGGTATCGATCCCGAAACCTTAGACTACATCATCTTTGCCCACAATTTTGGAAATGTAAAACAAGGCGCTATTCAAACGGATATACTACCCAGCTTATCCTCCAGAGTAAAGCACAGCTTAAAGATTAAAAATCCCAAATGTGTTGCCTATGATATCCTTTTCGGATGTCCGGGCTGGATTGAGGGAGTTATTCAGGCAAATGCCTATATAAAAGCCGGTATGGCAAAAAGATGCCTGGTTATCGGAGCCGAAACATTATCCCGTGTGGTGGACATACACGACAGGGACAGTATGATTTATTCCGATGGCGCCGGTGCTACTGTTATCGAGGCTACAGAAGAAGAAGTTGGTGTTTTAGGACACGAAACCGCTTCCTTTACCTATGATGAAGCTTATTTCCTGTATTTCGGAAATTCTTTTAACAAAACACACGATCCGGATGTACGCTATATTAAAATGTACGGCCGTAAAATATATGAGTTTGCCTTAAGCCAGGTACCGAAAGCAATGAAAGAATGTCTGGACAAAAGTGGCATTCCGATATCGGAGGTCAAAAAAGTACTGATTCACCAGGCAAACGAAAAAATGGATGAGGCGATCATACAGCGGTTTTTCCGCCTGTACAAGGAACCGACACCCAAAGACATTATGCCGATGAGCATCCACAAATTAGGAAACTCCAGCGTTGCGACGGTTCCAACCCTGTACGACTTACTCGTAAAAGGAAAAATTGAAAATCAGGAACTTCATAAAGGAGATGTTATTATCTTTGCATCCGTAGGCGCAGGAATGAACATAAACGCCTTCGTTTATCGATTATAA
- a CDS encoding glycosyltransferase, with the protein MRYYIIIPAHNEAAYIALTLQSLAGQTVLPEKVVVVNDNSTDDTEAIVNDFSRKYPWISVIEKKSDAIHLPGSKVIQAFQKGLEVIDDNYDILVKLDADLILPDNYFETIIAAFQKDERVGMAGGFAYIEKNGDWILENLTDKDHIRGAFKAYRKACFNQIGGLKPAMGWDTVDELLCKFYNWKVVTNSTLKVKHLKPTGANYNKTARYKQGEAFYSLRYGFFITAIASLKLALLKKKPLLFVDYIVGFFKAWRHKKAYLVTPEQGRFIRKYRLQKMKSKLL; encoded by the coding sequence ATGAGGTATTATATCATTATACCGGCACATAATGAAGCAGCCTATATCGCTTTAACCTTACAATCGTTAGCCGGGCAGACAGTACTACCCGAAAAAGTGGTGGTGGTGAATGACAATTCAACCGATGATACCGAAGCAATTGTAAACGATTTTTCCCGGAAATATCCCTGGATTTCTGTGATTGAAAAAAAATCGGATGCGATTCATTTACCCGGAAGCAAAGTCATCCAGGCATTTCAAAAAGGACTGGAAGTTATTGACGACAATTATGACATTCTTGTAAAACTGGACGCCGATTTAATTTTGCCCGATAATTATTTTGAAACCATAATCGCTGCTTTCCAAAAAGACGAACGCGTTGGCATGGCCGGCGGATTTGCCTATATTGAAAAAAACGGCGACTGGATATTGGAAAACCTGACCGATAAAGACCACATCCGCGGGGCTTTTAAAGCCTACCGAAAAGCGTGTTTCAATCAAATAGGCGGTTTAAAACCTGCTATGGGATGGGACACCGTTGACGAATTGCTGTGCAAATTCTACAACTGGAAAGTTGTTACTAACAGCACTTTAAAGGTTAAGCATTTAAAACCTACAGGAGCCAACTATAACAAAACAGCCCGCTACAAACAGGGAGAAGCTTTTTACAGTCTTCGTTATGGTTTTTTCATTACTGCCATTGCTTCCTTAAAGCTGGCTTTATTAAAAAAGAAGCCGCTTTTATTTGTGGATTATATCGTTGGTTTTTTCAAGGCATGGCGTCATAAAAAGGCTTATCTGGTTACTCCGGAACAA